In the genome of Vicia villosa cultivar HV-30 ecotype Madison, WI linkage group LG7, Vvil1.0, whole genome shotgun sequence, one region contains:
- the LOC131620551 gene encoding pentatricopeptide repeat-containing protein At1g08070, chloroplastic-like, whose amino-acid sequence MVEPLSKVVLNPIQRIIEEKLITLLRSCKTCERLHQIQSQIVTHGLQHNHFVAPSFITTCSRLRRMHHARKLFDQIPEPNTATWNVMFRGYSQNERHRDAVVLFGKLNRAAAMPNCFTFPMIIKSCAKSKGFVEGEEVHCCAVKCGFKSNSFVATSLIDMYSVKGCIEDAYKVFGEMRERNVVVWTAIISGYISCGDVAFGRRLFDLAPERDVVMWSILISGYIEMKNMVVARELFDKMPNRDTLSWNAMLNGYAANGDVELFEKMFDEMPERNVYSWNGLIGGYVKNDLFSDALKTFKRMLVEGHVVPNDFTLVAVLSACSRLGALDMGKWVHVYAESIGYKGNLFVGNALIDMYAKCGVIENAVVVFNSLDRKDIISWNTIINGLAIHGHAPDALSVFGRMKSEGEEPDGVTFVGILSACTHMGLVKDGFLYFKSMVDDYSIVPQIEHYGCMVDLLGRAGLLDKALSFIRNMPMEPDAVIWAALLGACRIYKNVEIAELALQRLIELEPKNPANFVMLSNIYKDLGKWEDVARLKTAMRDTGFRKLPGCSVIECNDSVVEFYSLDERHSETESIYTILKGLTVLLRSHGYVPNLTDVAQRI is encoded by the coding sequence ATGGTGGAGCCTTTAAGTAAGGTTGTGTTAAATCCAATTCAGAGAATCATAGAAGAAAAACTGATCACTCTATTGCGTTCATGTAAAACCTGCGAACGTCTCCACCAGATTCAATCCCAAATAGTAACCCATGGACTCCAACACAACCATTTCGTCGCACCCAGTTTCATCACAACGTGTTCTCGACTCAGACGAATGCACCATGCACGAAAACTGTTTGATCAAATTCCCGAACCAAATACTGCTACCTGGAACGTTATGTTCCGTGGTTACTCCCAAAATGAACGTCACCGTGACGCTGTTGTTTTGTTCGGGAAACTGAACCGTGCTGCTGCGATGCCGAATTGCTTCACGTTTCCGATGATCATTAAGTCATGTGCGAAGTCGAAAGGTTTTGTAGAAGGTGAAGAAGTTCATTGTTGTGCTGTGAAGTGCGGGTTTAAGTCGAATTCATTTGTGGCTACTTCGTTGATTGATATGTACTCGGTAAAGGGTTGTATTGAAGATGCTTATAAAGTGTTTGGTGAAATGCGTGAGAGGAATGTTGTTGTTTGGACTGCTATTATAAGCGGTTATATATCTTGTGGTGATGTGGCTTTTGGGAGAAGACTTTTTGATCTAGCGCCTGAGCGGGATGTTGTAATGTGGAGCATTTTGATTTCGGGTTACATTGAAATGAAGAATATGGTTGTTGCAAGAGAGCTTTTTGATAAGATGCCGAATCGGGATACGTTGTCGTGGAATGCTATGTTAAACGGTTATGCTGCTAATGGGGATGTTGAGTTGTTTGAGaagatgtttgatgaaatgccggAAAGGAATGTATATTCTTGGAATGGACTAATTGGCGGTTATGTAAAAAATGACCTTTTTTCGGATGCTTTGAAAACATTTAAGCGGATGTTGGTTGAGGGTCATGTGGTACCTAACGATTTCACGCTTGTGGCTGTGTTGTCTGCGTGTTCGAGATTGGGAGCACTTGATATGGGGAAGTGGGTGCATGTCTATGCAGAGAGTATTGGGTATAAAGGAAACTTGTTTGTTGGGAATGCTTTGATTGATATGTATGCAAAATGTGGTGTTATTGAAAATGCGGTTGTCGTGTTTAACTCTTTGGATAGAAAAGATATAATTAGTTGGAACACTATCATTAATGGACTAGCCATACATGGACACGCGCCCGACGCGTTGAGTGTGTTTGGTAGGATGAAGAGTGAGGGAGAAGAACCGGATGGGGTTACGTTTGTTGGAATATTGTCTGCTTGTACTCATATGGGTTTGGTTAAAGATGGTTTTTTGTATTTCAAATCAATGGTGGATGATTATTCTATTGTGCCTCAAATTGAGCATTATGGATGTATGGTTGATTTGCTTGGAAGAGCTGGTCTTTTAGACAAAGCATTGAGTTTTATAAGAAATATGCCAATGGAACCTGATGCTGTTATTTGGGCTGCATTACTAGGGGCATGTAGGATATACAAGAATGTTGAGATAGCTGAATTGGCTCTGCAGAGGCTCATAGAACTTGAACCGAAAAACCCTGCAAATTTCGTCATGCTTTCGAACATATATAAGGACTTGGGAAAATGGGAAGATGTTGCTAGATTGAAGACTGCAATGCGAGATACTGGGTTTAGGAAGTTGCCAGGATGTAGTGTTATTGAGTGTAATGATAGTGTGGTGGAATTTTATTCATTAGATGAGAGACATTCAGAAACAGAAAGTATATATACGATATTGAAGGGATTGACAGTGTTGTTGAGATCACATGGATATGTTCCAAATCTCACGGATGTTGctcaaagaatctga